A genomic segment from Planctomycetaceae bacterium encodes:
- a CDS encoding alpha-galactosidase → MISTDCCTITFPGIKETLWEYRLAGSSRAYGFAPPAIEIDNRRVTLAWDKQEMPPRAAAATVLANGAVEHRFAAPVAGNPNLRLELVLRIKDGCPVVRFCYKVHSTAEHSLTKSSGRDELTYLAFSLTDLPAATEVRLSEFTHRLYSYMPGEYDLEPRHFESSQAVVGPIIAASGASESLLVAYEHGSVSSDPYLMFHLDSTRGVTLRAVKGNYFSGQPLAPGQPFETIWFDVAAVAGDEADLAAAFRSFLLKVQCPNLETRKPYIFYNTWINQCLGKAAAGEQGSLLDGLKQERILAEIDRAAKMGVEVFVLDAGWFTRCGDWPVNTKLLDGDLSAVRERLARHGMKLGLWLSTQAGINSPIYQAYRDCAMSWRGTEIGIWKVWETEPGQHLCLASRYVEAFADQIVRLARELGATYFKWDAFGHYGCDRPEHLHGDASTSVEERGQCYTFLFDRFMQRLADAVTAAVPEAICDFDVTEPYRNFGLGFLASGKYFLMNDPTTMTSGYIAAPIVRSWGARTTLAYDKWIPSVLTLTHYMPDEPLDSQMVNIASLILGHNGIWGDIMVITEEGAARFGRWLGLYKQVRDDITASTLAATGSPGGNPEIYEKISQAGRGVVCIFATISPNADVRGGYTYMTRRPVSRQFVASDGVEVTFDGASRAIIRCTFGAPSAKIIFFGASE, encoded by the coding sequence ATGATCTCGACAGACTGCTGCACCATCACCTTCCCCGGCATCAAAGAAACGCTTTGGGAGTATCGCCTTGCCGGTTCGTCCCGCGCATATGGCTTTGCTCCCCCGGCGATCGAGATCGACAATCGCCGCGTGACCCTGGCGTGGGATAAGCAGGAGATGCCCCCGCGCGCGGCCGCGGCGACGGTTCTTGCCAACGGGGCAGTCGAGCACCGTTTCGCCGCGCCCGTGGCGGGCAATCCGAACCTGCGGCTGGAGCTGGTTCTTCGCATCAAGGACGGTTGTCCCGTCGTGCGGTTCTGCTACAAGGTGCATAGCACGGCCGAACACAGCCTGACCAAGTCGAGCGGGCGCGACGAATTGACATACCTGGCGTTTTCGCTGACCGATCTGCCGGCGGCCACGGAGGTGCGGCTGAGCGAGTTCACGCACCGCCTCTACAGTTACATGCCCGGCGAGTATGACCTCGAACCGCGGCACTTCGAGAGCAGCCAGGCCGTCGTCGGCCCGATCATTGCCGCCAGCGGTGCCAGCGAGAGCCTGCTGGTGGCGTATGAACACGGATCGGTTTCGTCGGATCCGTATCTGATGTTCCATCTCGATTCCACGCGCGGCGTGACACTGCGGGCGGTGAAAGGCAATTACTTCAGCGGGCAACCTCTCGCTCCCGGCCAACCGTTCGAGACGATCTGGTTCGATGTGGCCGCTGTCGCCGGCGACGAGGCCGACCTGGCGGCGGCGTTTCGCAGCTTCCTGCTCAAGGTGCAGTGCCCCAACCTCGAAACCCGCAAGCCGTACATCTTCTATAACACGTGGATCAACCAGTGCCTGGGCAAGGCCGCCGCGGGCGAGCAGGGCAGCCTGCTCGACGGTCTTAAACAGGAACGCATCCTGGCCGAGATCGATCGCGCCGCCAAGATGGGCGTCGAGGTCTTCGTGCTCGACGCCGGATGGTTCACGCGCTGCGGCGATTGGCCGGTCAACACGAAGCTTCTTGACGGCGACCTGTCTGCCGTGCGCGAGCGGCTGGCGCGGCACGGCATGAAGCTGGGCCTGTGGCTGAGCACACAGGCGGGCATCAACAGCCCGATCTACCAGGCGTATCGCGATTGTGCGATGTCGTGGCGCGGCACCGAGATCGGCATCTGGAAGGTCTGGGAGACCGAGCCCGGCCAGCACCTGTGCCTGGCCAGCCGGTACGTGGAGGCCTTCGCGGACCAGATCGTCCGCCTGGCGCGCGAGCTGGGGGCGACGTATTTCAAGTGGGATGCATTCGGGCATTACGGCTGCGACCGCCCCGAGCACCTGCACGGCGACGCGTCGACGAGCGTCGAGGAGCGAGGGCAGTGCTACACGTTCCTGTTCGACCGGTTCATGCAGCGTCTGGCCGATGCGGTGACGGCCGCGGTGCCCGAGGCGATCTGCGATTTCGACGTGACCGAGCCGTACCGCAATTTCGGTCTGGGGTTTCTCGCCAGCGGCAAGTACTTTTTGATGAACGACCCGACGACGATGACGAGCGGATACATTGCCGCCCCGATCGTGCGCTCGTGGGGCGCGCGGACGACGCTGGCATACGACAAGTGGATTCCCTCGGTGCTGACGCTGACGCATTACATGCCCGACGAACCGCTCGACAGCCAGATGGTCAACATTGCCTCGCTGATCCTGGGGCACAACGGGATCTGGGGCGACATCATGGTCATTACCGAGGAAGGCGCCGCGCGCTTCGGGCGATGGCTGGGCCTGTACAAGCAGGTCCGCGACGACATCACCGCCAGCACGCTGGCGGCTACCGGCAGCCCCGGCGGCAATCCCGAGATCTACGAGAAGATCTCCCAAGCCGGGCGCGGCGTCGTGTGCATTTTTGCGACGATCAGCCCCAATGCCGACGTGCGCGGCGGATACACGTACATGACCCGGCGCCCGGTCAGCCGGCAGTTCGTCGCCAGCGATGGCGTGGAAGTGACGTTCGACGGCGCCTCAAGAGCGATCATCCGCTGCACCTTCGGCGCGCCGTCAGCCAAGATTATTTTCTTCGGCGCCTCAGAGTGA
- a CDS encoding SAM-dependent methyltransferase, translating into MAKNPYVSRGGEKLAAALDAFAIDVRALTCADFGANVGGFTDCLLQRGAAQVYAIDTGYGDLAWTLRKDPRVVVMERTNALHCPVAAAVDLVVIDMAWTPLAMSVPAAAKWLTPSGRIVALLKPHYEQAKLAGRKPVAALSLEESAAVADEVCRGLERQGYPVTSRVQSPLEGKGGNSEFLVLIEPAHPLR; encoded by the coding sequence ATGGCCAAGAATCCCTATGTCAGCCGAGGGGGCGAAAAACTGGCGGCCGCGCTCGATGCGTTTGCCATCGACGTGCGGGCGCTGACGTGTGCGGATTTCGGCGCCAACGTCGGTGGTTTCACTGACTGCCTGCTCCAGCGCGGGGCGGCGCAGGTGTACGCCATCGACACCGGCTATGGCGACCTGGCGTGGACGCTCCGCAAGGACCCCCGCGTGGTCGTGATGGAGCGCACCAACGCCCTGCACTGCCCGGTTGCCGCGGCAGTCGATCTGGTCGTCATCGATATGGCCTGGACGCCGCTGGCGATGTCGGTGCCGGCGGCGGCGAAGTGGCTCACCCCTTCCGGACGCATCGTCGCGCTGCTCAAACCGCACTACGAACAGGCCAAACTGGCCGGTCGCAAACCTGTGGCGGCGCTATCGCTGGAAGAGTCGGCGGCGGTGGCCGACGAAGTCTGCCGTGGGCTTGAACGCCAGGGCTATCCCGTCACGTCCCGCGTGCAGTCGCCGCTGGAGGGCAAGGGCGGCAACAGTGAGTTCCTGGTTCTGATCGAGCCGGCGCATCCACTCCGTTAG
- a CDS encoding trimethylamine methyltransferase family protein, whose product MKLEILGPAGCRKIDAAAKSILHRTGVLVPHAEMCRLFEKAGASVDHASGRVRIPPELVDQCVAQAGKTFTIYGRDRSKKAAFGVGQRNYNSIAGEAYWVDMGGQRRFCCLDDVVQAARLGEMLSMINVVGAMADPHELDVRHRVVDVAAAQLATTTKPITFWFHDRASAAFVMEVFAAHAGSAENLKAFPPAYPFLEPISPLRFNTNGIDLLFETAKIPLPVPIGPMAQTGLSAPATLAATVAQETAEILAGVCVVQLIRAGTPVCFGGIPHAFDMRTTQLIFSGPEQGLMAVACTEMGKFYGLPNYINVGLTDSKTVDAQAGLEPAATLLMGVLAGADIFGHMGIAGVDQATDLDMLVWQNEVIEYVERIARGFEISDESLALDLIDEVGPGGTFIDQPHTAQNFRKTLWMPTLLDRDYWPAWVSNGRPDARKRTRDKLEALLAAYKPTPVADSVQRDVERIRADAKRHLAG is encoded by the coding sequence ATGAAGCTTGAGATTCTCGGCCCTGCCGGGTGCCGCAAGATTGACGCGGCCGCCAAGAGCATTTTGCATCGCACCGGCGTGCTGGTGCCGCACGCGGAGATGTGCCGCCTGTTCGAAAAGGCCGGCGCGAGCGTCGACCACGCCAGCGGGCGTGTGCGGATTCCGCCGGAGCTGGTCGACCAGTGCGTCGCGCAGGCGGGCAAGACGTTTACCATCTACGGGCGCGACCGGAGCAAAAAGGCGGCCTTTGGCGTCGGGCAGCGCAACTACAACTCGATCGCCGGCGAGGCGTACTGGGTCGATATGGGCGGGCAGCGCCGCTTCTGCTGCCTCGACGATGTCGTCCAGGCCGCCAGGCTGGGCGAGATGCTGTCGATGATCAACGTCGTCGGGGCGATGGCCGACCCGCACGAGCTCGATGTGCGACACCGCGTGGTGGACGTTGCGGCTGCACAGCTTGCCACGACGACCAAACCCATCACGTTCTGGTTCCACGATCGCGCCAGCGCCGCGTTCGTGATGGAAGTCTTCGCCGCCCATGCAGGCTCTGCAGAGAATCTCAAAGCCTTCCCGCCGGCATATCCGTTTCTGGAGCCGATCAGTCCGCTGCGGTTCAACACCAACGGGATCGACCTGCTGTTCGAGACGGCCAAGATCCCCCTGCCGGTGCCGATCGGGCCGATGGCCCAGACGGGCCTCAGCGCCCCGGCCACGCTGGCGGCCACCGTCGCGCAGGAGACCGCCGAGATTCTGGCGGGCGTGTGCGTGGTGCAGCTCATCCGCGCGGGCACGCCGGTTTGCTTCGGCGGTATTCCCCATGCCTTCGACATGCGCACGACGCAGCTTATCTTCTCCGGCCCCGAGCAGGGCCTGATGGCCGTGGCGTGTACCGAGATGGGCAAGTTCTACGGTCTGCCCAACTACATCAACGTCGGCCTCACCGACAGCAAGACCGTCGACGCCCAGGCGGGCCTCGAGCCGGCGGCGACGCTGCTGATGGGCGTGCTGGCGGGGGCGGACATCTTCGGGCACATGGGCATCGCCGGCGTGGACCAGGCGACGGACCTGGACATGCTGGTCTGGCAGAACGAGGTGATCGAGTACGTCGAACGCATCGCCCGCGGGTTCGAGATCAGCGACGAGTCGCTGGCGCTGGACCTGATCGACGAGGTCGGCCCCGGCGGGACGTTCATCGACCAGCCGCACACCGCGCAAAACTTCCGCAAGACCCTCTGGATGCCCACGCTGCTGGACCGCGACTACTGGCCGGCCTGGGTCAGCAACGGCCGACCCGATGCCCGCAAACGCACGCGCGACAAACTCGAGGCCCTGCTGGCGGCATACAAACCCACGCCTGTGGCCGACAGCGTGCAGCGCGACGTGGAGCGGATCCGGGCCGATGCGAAGCGGCACCTGGCGGGATAA
- a CDS encoding GNAT family N-acetyltransferase: MFESLGNVKLKDGRSVERGVVVGPDEGWAKKILPLLGHKGGVWNWQNERLLTSETPVNPRFFVLCEDGRPFANVMTCDVGGVGLLGHVYTDPARRRLGASSLLMESAMADFAARDGQAMFLGTGYDSPPWHIYRRFGFEDIEPPSGYMAWYAKPQAAFEEAWFAPGPVRIEALGWKQWVASVPLFLADQPPVVRCAPLRLMGRELTEGVLLPLLQEEIDRCANHQPPAAVAMASVASGAMVGFAAWRWHPMWPGTVLVDVYCHSAFWDRGGDLLAALPLPPAQRYEACSDSPCPAKAAVLAKAGFVQTAVMPGLLPAARRSDKRVDVTIWSAAAVAAALEVSHKPNNGLSGS; encoded by the coding sequence ATGTTTGAATCGCTGGGAAATGTGAAGCTCAAAGACGGGCGCTCGGTCGAGCGCGGCGTGGTTGTCGGGCCGGATGAGGGCTGGGCGAAAAAGATATTGCCGCTGCTGGGGCATAAGGGCGGGGTTTGGAACTGGCAGAATGAGCGGCTGCTCACGAGCGAGACGCCGGTCAATCCGCGGTTCTTTGTGCTGTGCGAAGACGGCCGGCCGTTTGCTAATGTCATGACTTGCGACGTCGGCGGCGTGGGGCTGCTCGGGCACGTGTACACCGACCCGGCGCGGCGGCGGCTGGGAGCAAGCTCGCTGCTGATGGAATCGGCGATGGCCGACTTTGCCGCCCGCGACGGGCAGGCGATGTTCCTGGGGACCGGCTACGACTCGCCGCCCTGGCACATCTATCGCCGGTTTGGATTCGAGGACATCGAGCCGCCTTCGGGTTACATGGCGTGGTATGCCAAGCCGCAGGCGGCGTTCGAGGAGGCCTGGTTCGCGCCGGGGCCGGTCCGCATCGAGGCGCTCGGATGGAAGCAGTGGGTCGCCTCCGTGCCGCTGTTCCTGGCGGATCAGCCGCCTGTCGTGCGATGCGCGCCGCTGCGGCTGATGGGGCGCGAGCTCACCGAGGGCGTACTTCTGCCGCTGCTGCAGGAGGAGATCGATCGCTGCGCGAACCATCAGCCGCCGGCGGCTGTGGCGATGGCGAGCGTCGCCAGCGGGGCGATGGTCGGCTTTGCGGCGTGGCGATGGCACCCGATGTGGCCCGGGACGGTGCTCGTTGATGTATACTGCCACAGTGCTTTCTGGGACCGCGGCGGTGACCTGCTGGCGGCGCTGCCCTTGCCGCCGGCGCAGCGGTATGAAGCCTGCAGCGACTCGCCGTGCCCGGCCAAGGCGGCTGTGCTCGCCAAGGCGGGCTTTGTGCAGACGGCGGTGATGCCAGGACTGCTGCCTGCCGCGAGACGAAGCGACAAGCGAGTGGACGTGACGATATGGAGTGCGGCAGCCGTAGCTGCCGCTTTGGAAGTTTCTCACAAGCCAAACAACGGCTTAAGCGGCAGCTAA
- a CDS encoding LTA synthase family protein — protein sequence MSATSANGPGDGLGEQTRLRRVGRMLLDHRLRAIWVLLVFGLLLFSGSRLGLFLARAGQIDLPPATWAHCFALGVRYDLMALGYVLLPLVLVLSTVRDQTLQRVWLRRLVTGYVTFVMVLGVFEEIVGGYVFLYEGTRPDWMLGYLRHPRTIVSHIYNEYPLWLVITFTIALNYAVYVLLRRVLWSGRPPVKAKWRRVVQPIVLSALCLLAVHGTFTFQPLRKGAAFITTNNMACQLTMNNFFTIADAAKYWLTEGNSDYDDYAYPDLDESRRVVREMIYQEHDVHIAGPTLWRQTSTGRPMRRPNVVMIIMESQSGEAVGAFSEEPPAGESTAVQSYIPSFTPRMDEMCRQGLFFDRMYAVGHRTVRGLVGTLCGHPDLKGSSLMELPLAQGKFLTLPQIFRQRGYQTMFVYGGEADFDNMRGFFGGPGGIDRVVERLHMDQTKVPGNWDDNAWGLPDEVALDKAVEEFTRLAGDAKPFFGAILTISNHDPYRIPPGRIRALRGNSIEIRRLNAYLYADWALGRFFDQAAQTDWYKDTLFVLVADHGHPPLNQAVMLDVPGFRVPCLFYAPGMPDLVPRRRVSTICSQADIPVTLLSLLGGDFEHCFMGRDILALRKDQGWAMMHRGNPCLLMGTDALVLPPMPRDPKFPLTLMYHVDADGMVPIAPAATDPVKLARMQEMLLSYFAVARDVYVRQTHRLPAAPTSGPAKP from the coding sequence ATGAGCGCGACATCGGCAAACGGTCCGGGTGACGGCCTGGGCGAACAGACCCGCCTGCGGCGGGTGGGACGGATGCTGCTGGACCATCGCCTGCGCGCCATCTGGGTTCTGCTGGTGTTCGGTCTGCTGCTGTTCAGCGGATCGCGCCTGGGGCTGTTCCTGGCGCGGGCGGGGCAGATCGACCTGCCGCCGGCGACGTGGGCGCATTGTTTCGCCCTGGGGGTGCGCTACGATCTGATGGCGTTGGGGTACGTGCTGCTGCCGCTGGTGCTGGTGCTCTCGACCGTGCGCGACCAGACGCTCCAGCGCGTCTGGCTGCGCCGCCTGGTGACGGGGTACGTGACGTTCGTGATGGTGCTGGGGGTGTTCGAGGAGATCGTCGGCGGGTACGTGTTCCTCTACGAGGGCACCCGACCGGACTGGATGCTCGGCTACCTGCGCCATCCGCGAACCATCGTTTCGCACATCTACAACGAATACCCGCTGTGGCTGGTGATCACCTTCACCATCGCGCTGAATTACGCCGTCTACGTCCTCCTGCGCAGGGTGCTGTGGTCCGGGCGGCCACCCGTCAAGGCCAAGTGGCGCCGCGTAGTCCAGCCGATTGTGCTCTCGGCGCTGTGCCTGCTGGCGGTCCACGGGACATTCACCTTCCAGCCGCTGCGCAAAGGGGCGGCCTTCATCACCACCAACAACATGGCCTGCCAGTTGACGATGAACAACTTCTTCACCATCGCCGACGCGGCCAAGTACTGGCTCACCGAGGGCAACAGCGACTACGACGACTACGCCTATCCGGACCTGGACGAGTCGCGCCGCGTCGTTCGCGAGATGATCTATCAGGAGCACGACGTCCATATCGCCGGACCGACCCTGTGGCGCCAGACCAGCACCGGTCGGCCGATGCGGCGGCCGAACGTCGTCATGATCATCATGGAAAGCCAGTCCGGCGAAGCCGTCGGGGCTTTCAGCGAAGAACCCCCCGCCGGCGAGAGCACGGCGGTGCAGAGCTACATCCCCAGCTTCACCCCGCGCATGGACGAGATGTGCCGCCAGGGGCTGTTCTTCGACCGCATGTACGCCGTCGGGCACCGCACCGTGCGCGGACTGGTGGGCACGCTCTGCGGCCATCCCGACCTCAAGGGCTCGAGCCTGATGGAACTGCCCCTGGCGCAGGGCAAGTTCCTCACCCTGCCGCAGATCTTCCGCCAGAGGGGCTACCAGACGATGTTCGTCTACGGCGGCGAAGCCGATTTCGACAATATGCGAGGCTTCTTCGGCGGACCCGGCGGCATCGATCGCGTCGTCGAACGCCTGCACATGGACCAGACCAAGGTCCCGGGAAACTGGGACGACAACGCCTGGGGCCTGCCCGACGAAGTCGCCCTGGACAAAGCCGTCGAGGAGTTCACGCGCCTGGCCGGCGACGCCAAGCCCTTCTTCGGCGCCATCCTGACGATCTCGAACCATGATCCATACCGGATCCCGCCCGGGCGCATCCGGGCGCTGCGGGGCAACAGCATCGAGATCCGCCGCCTCAACGCCTATCTCTACGCCGACTGGGCCCTGGGGCGGTTCTTCGACCAGGCGGCCCAAACCGACTGGTACAAGGACACGCTGTTCGTGCTGGTGGCCGACCACGGGCACCCGCCGCTCAACCAGGCAGTCATGCTCGACGTTCCGGGCTTTCGCGTGCCTTGCCTGTTCTACGCTCCAGGCATGCCGGACCTGGTCCCGCGGCGCCGCGTCAGCACGATCTGCAGCCAGGCCGACATCCCCGTGACGTTGCTGAGTCTCCTCGGCGGCGACTTCGAGCACTGCTTCATGGGGCGCGACATCCTGGCTTTGCGCAAGGACCAGGGCTGGGCGATGATGCACCGCGGCAATCCGTGCCTGCTGATGGGCACCGACGCGCTGGTGCTGCCGCCGATGCCTCGCGATCCCAAGTTCCCCCTGACGCTGATGTATCATGTCGATGCTGACGGCATGGTCCCCATCGCCCCGGCGGCGACCGATCCGGTCAAACTGGCCCGCATGCAGGAGATGCTGCTGTCGTATTTTGCGGTTGCACGCGACGTGTACGTGAGGCAAACTCACCGCTTGCCCGCCGCGCCGACTTCCGGACCGGCCAAACCCTGA
- a CDS encoding adenine phosphoribosyltransferase, with amino-acid sequence MQMIELAKVIRDVPDFPKPGIIFKDITPLLASAEAMDQCIGDLVAPFRDKGIRAVVGIESRGFIFGAAAACRLGAGFVPVRKPGKLPAKTLSISYELEYGTDSIEIHADALVPGQRVLMMDDLLATGGTMAAACHLVEKLGAQIVGVAFVVELCFLPGRAKLAGRDVHSLIKVAGE; translated from the coding sequence ATGCAGATGATCGAACTGGCCAAAGTGATTCGCGACGTTCCCGATTTCCCAAAGCCCGGGATCATCTTTAAGGACATCACTCCCCTGCTGGCCAGCGCCGAGGCCATGGATCAGTGCATCGGCGATCTGGTGGCCCCCTTTCGCGACAAGGGCATCCGCGCCGTCGTGGGCATCGAAAGCCGCGGATTCATCTTCGGCGCCGCTGCCGCCTGCCGCCTCGGCGCCGGGTTCGTCCCCGTCCGAAAGCCCGGAAAGCTCCCGGCCAAGACCCTGAGCATCAGCTACGAACTCGAATACGGAACCGACAGCATCGAGATCCACGCCGACGCCCTGGTCCCCGGCCAGCGCGTCCTCATGATGGACGACCTGCTGGCCACCGGCGGCACGATGGCCGCCGCCTGCCACCTCGTCGAAAAACTCGGCGCCCAGATTGTCGGCGTGGCCTTCGTCGTCGAGTTGTGCTTCCTGCCCGGGCGGGCGAAGCTCGCCGGCCGCGACGTGCATTCCCTGATCAAGGTCGCCGGCGAGTAA
- a CDS encoding manganese efflux pump MntP family protein, with protein MQIWAILMVAAGLGMDAMSVSMAIGVRWHGRRQIFRLAWHMGLFQFLMPLAGSLAGIRLAGVLVGVGAYIAAAMVIALGAKMLYEALKSHPGAAAEKTEHALEGRHAAGKDPTRGWSLVALSVATSIDALVVGVSMGLKQINDVVWPAVIIGLVAALMSMVGTMIGRRIGKAVGRYAEIAGALVLIVLGCLFLWI; from the coding sequence GTGCAGATCTGGGCAATCCTGATGGTGGCCGCCGGATTGGGCATGGACGCGATGAGCGTCTCGATGGCTATCGGCGTGCGCTGGCACGGGCGGCGGCAGATCTTCCGCCTGGCCTGGCACATGGGTCTCTTCCAGTTTCTCATGCCCCTGGCGGGCAGCCTGGCGGGCATCAGGCTTGCCGGCGTGCTGGTCGGCGTCGGCGCGTACATCGCCGCGGCGATGGTGATCGCCCTGGGCGCCAAAATGCTCTACGAAGCCCTCAAGTCCCACCCCGGCGCCGCGGCAGAAAAAACCGAGCACGCCCTTGAAGGCCGCCACGCAGCCGGCAAAGATCCCACGCGCGGATGGTCGCTGGTGGCTCTATCGGTAGCCACCAGCATCGACGCGCTGGTGGTGGGCGTCTCGATGGGACTCAAGCAGATCAACGACGTGGTCTGGCCGGCGGTGATCATCGGCCTGGTGGCCGCCCTGATGAGCATGGTCGGCACGATGATCGGGCGCCGCATCGGCAAAGCCGTCGGTCGCTACGCCGAAATCGCCGGCGCCCTCGTGCTGATCGTTCTGGGCTGCCTCTTCTTGTGGATCTGA
- a CDS encoding lipid A biosynthesis acyltransferase yields MAKPRNKMLDYLQYVGLRLFAMGVHMFSWRANYATARLMGDILYRLDKRHRNRALQHLRLSFPDWSEARCEQVARASVRSLVYLGMEVLLTTRLIKPTSWRRYVKLLQDPEQIRTLTEHRTPIILITGHLGNWEVLGYTLATLGFDCYAIARSLDNPYVNEYILGYREKTGLKILDKRGATEQVDGILDAGGVVGFIADQDAGRKGMFVDFFGRKASTYKSIALLAINHKATIIVGYGHRLNEEFSFDFGVSCVIRPEQWADQDDPVRWITQAYTRGLEDAIRRYPEQYLWVHRRWKHRPKGEEPGPDGVA; encoded by the coding sequence ATGGCCAAGCCCCGCAACAAGATGCTCGATTATCTGCAGTACGTGGGACTGCGGCTTTTTGCCATGGGCGTCCACATGTTTTCCTGGCGGGCGAACTACGCCACCGCCCGGTTGATGGGCGACATTCTGTATCGCCTGGACAAGCGGCACCGCAACCGGGCGCTGCAGCACTTGCGGCTGAGCTTTCCGGACTGGTCCGAGGCGCGCTGCGAGCAGGTCGCCCGGGCATCGGTGCGGAGCCTGGTGTACCTGGGGATGGAGGTGCTGCTGACGACGCGGTTGATCAAACCGACCTCGTGGCGCCGGTACGTCAAGCTGCTGCAGGACCCCGAGCAGATCCGCACCCTCACCGAGCACCGCACGCCGATCATTCTGATCACCGGCCACCTGGGCAACTGGGAGGTGCTGGGGTACACGCTGGCGACGCTGGGCTTCGACTGCTACGCCATCGCCCGCTCGCTGGACAACCCGTACGTCAACGAGTACATCCTGGGCTACCGCGAGAAGACCGGGCTGAAAATCCTCGACAAGCGAGGCGCCACCGAGCAGGTCGACGGCATCCTCGACGCCGGCGGCGTGGTGGGGTTCATCGCCGACCAGGACGCCGGGCGAAAGGGCATGTTCGTCGACTTCTTCGGCCGCAAGGCCAGCACGTACAAGTCCATCGCCCTGCTGGCGATCAACCACAAGGCCACGATCATCGTCGGGTACGGGCACCGGCTCAACGAGGAGTTCTCGTTCGACTTCGGCGTCTCGTGCGTGATCCGCCCCGAGCAGTGGGCCGACCAGGACGACCCGGTGCGGTGGATCACGCAGGCCTACACGCGCGGGCTCGAAGACGCCATCCGCCGCTATCCCGAGCAATACCTTTGGGTGCATCGCCGCTGGAAGCACCGCCCCAAGGGCGAAGAGCCCGGTCCCGACGGCGTGGCGTGA
- a CDS encoding thioredoxin domain-containing protein: MVRHAGVAVLMAAACCGGCAGEKLQSLQNEDQFQSKVLDADKPVLVNFYKTLCPTCILLEPELDKLSDQYKGRVLFFKFERVPSEKVREQYDAQLFPTAILFVNGQDVKHFVMHYNMEDYHKELTALVGPPTGATTTQPASQPASGPASAPAK; encoded by the coding sequence ATGGTTCGACATGCGGGCGTGGCGGTGCTGATGGCGGCCGCGTGCTGCGGCGGCTGTGCCGGCGAGAAGCTCCAGTCGCTCCAGAACGAGGACCAGTTCCAGTCCAAGGTGCTCGACGCGGACAAGCCCGTGCTGGTCAACTTCTACAAGACACTGTGCCCGACGTGCATCCTGTTGGAGCCGGAACTGGACAAGCTGTCCGACCAGTACAAGGGGCGCGTGCTGTTCTTCAAATTCGAGCGGGTGCCCAGCGAGAAAGTTCGCGAGCAGTACGACGCACAGCTTTTCCCCACCGCCATCCTGTTCGTCAACGGCCAGGACGTCAAACACTTCGTCATGCACTACAACATGGAAGATTACCACAAGGAACTGACGGCCCTGGTGGGCCCGCCGACCGGGGCGACGACGACTCAGCCGGCGTCACAACCGGCCAGTGGCCCGGCCAGCGCGCCGGCGAAATAA